A part of Rhipicephalus microplus isolate Deutch F79 chromosome 8, USDA_Rmic, whole genome shotgun sequence genomic DNA contains:
- the LOC119164091 gene encoding neprilysin-1 isoform X4, which yields MVAMAVPGTEPFSMLCESPKLGESSLNEVTRILEDRPRRSSEVNSLVTNALRSFQDSSGSLMRSGVECSATDSEGRAASSSSLCSSSSSSSLSTVAFFTTVCGLLFVTLLIAYLTNARRRFVSITDLVVSCGTSECKLASGYLSTLVDGDVEPCDDFYQHVCGKWTRERDGLSFLGDAFQRYLADLRRRLTSPDVETSSVYTKLRSRLAVGSRFVRDCFLYMEEPETDVKREIASILEVLDLSGILGSETSFDALLQALSLSFTTGLASLVGIRRRKLGDRVFLHVYGARSIREELLPETADGVVLSYLYKVVRAASEDSAHSDALASSVLALDVTLAQKSHAFSRSPGDKEEDDVWLHVTDLIGDADFPAGLWDVAFGSFKANEPVRDHDNAVLFTRLNASRLVARHLERTMVNVTAWYLVAATLSRALRLDFVKRFGGNYPYRSEHLCLDAATRALEPDWPLVLAALAFPHADFGGADALFDGVRRASMTTTPDWIDNVTTRRIRARLQHVTLTSFATSFERDNATMAEVGSSFVRGNHSFLANYVTLHHVGQEASIGLKGALSSVELHGRVVYSDLFDTVFLPLVYLRHPVFYNASVASYYNYGTLGAVVAKELAEAVSPFSRGDDFEDVGNEDRASTWLVNRPRLHAQAVLVSLCLFIYTCFHRKFWS from the exons ATGGTAGCCATGGCTGTGCCTGGAACGGAGCCTTTCTCCATGTTGTGCGAGTCTCCCAAGTTGGGTGAATCCTCGCTCAACGAAGTCACCAGAATTCTCGAGGATCGTCCAAGGAGGTCCAGTGAGGTGAACTCTCTGGTCACCAACG CTCTTCGAAGTTTCCAAG ACTCGAGCGGCTCCTTGATGCGCAGTGGCGTCGAGTGTTCTGCCACGGACAGTGAAGGACGCGCTGCGTCATCCTCCTCGTTAtgttcgtcatcgtcatcgtcgtctttgTCCACTGTCGCCTTCTTCACGACAGTCTGCGGACTACTTTTCGTCACGCTGCTCATCGCGTACTTGACGAACGCCAGGCGTCGCTTTGTCTCCATAACCGACCTAGTCGTGTCGTGTGGAACCTCGGAGTGCAAACTCGCGTCAGGCTACCTGTCGACGCTCGTCGATGGCGAcgtcgagccttgcgacgacttCTACCAGCACGTGTGTGGCAAATGGACCCGGGAGCGTGACGGCCTTAGCTTCCTGGGCGACGCCTTCCAGAGGTACCTGGCCGACTTGCGTCGCCGGCTCACGTCGCCTGACGTGGAGACGTCTTCCGTGTACACAAAGCTGCGCTCGCGTCTTGCGGTGGGAAGCCGCTTCGTTCGAGACTGCTTTCTCTACATGGAGGAACCCGAAACAGACGTGAAGCGAGAAATTGCCTCCATTCTCGAGGTGCTGGACTTATCGGGAATCCTGGGCTCGGAGACGTCTTTCGACGCGTTGCTGCAGGCGCTTTCGCTTTCTTTCACCACGGGCCTCGCCTCCCTGGTCGGGATCCGTAGACGGAAGTTGGGAGATCGCGTCTTCCTGCATGTCTACGGCGCGAGGTCCATCCGAGAAGAACTCCTACCGGAGACGGCGGACGGCGTAGTCCTGTCTTACCTTTATAAGGTCGTCCGCGCCGCTTCTGAGGACAGCGCCCACAGCGACGCGCTCGCAAGCTCGGTGCTAGCTCTGGACGTGACGTTGGCCCAGAAGTCGCATGCCTTCTCACGTTCGCCCGGCGACAAAGAAGAGGACGATGTGTGGCTGCACGTGACCGACCTGATAGGGGACGCCGACTTTCCCGCTGGCTTGTGGGACGTCGCCTTCGGCTCTTTCAAGGCCAACGAGCCCGTACGAGACCATGACAACGCCGTGCTGTTCACACGGTTGAACGCGTCGCGTTTGGTGGCCCGGCACCTGGAGCGAACCATGGTCAACGTCACCGCCTGGTACTTGGTAGCAGCCACGCTTTCCCGCGCCTTGCGTCTCGACTTCGTGAAGCGGTTCGGTGGCAACTATCCGTACAG GTCCGAACATCTCTGCCTGGACGCCGCGACAAGGGCATTGGAGCCCGACTGGCCTCTGGTACTGGCCGCGTTGGCATTTCCGCACGCCGACTTCGGGGGCGCCGATGCGCTCTTCGACGGCGTCCGCCGCGCCTCCATGACGACGACGCCCGATTGGATTGACAACGTCACTACCAGGAGGATTCGGGCCAGGCTCCAACACGTCACGCTCACCTCATTCGCCACGAGTTTCGAGAGAGACAACGCAACGATGGCCGAG GTCGGCAGCAGCTTCGTGCGGGGGAACCACAGCTTTCTTGCCAACTACGTGACTCTGCACCACGTCGGCCAGGAGGCCTCAATTGGTCTTAAGGGAGCCCTTTCTTCCGTCGAGCTGCACGGTCGTGTCGTCTATAGTGACCTGTTCGACACGGTGTTTCTGCCGCTGGTGTACCTCAGGCATCCCGTCTTCTACAACGCCTCGGTGGCCTCGTACTACAACTACGGCACTCTGGGCGCAGTCGTGGCCAAGGAACTTGCCGAGGCTGTGTCCCCGTTCTCTCGAGGCGACGACTTTGAAGACGTCGGAAACGAGGACAGAG